Proteins encoded in a region of the Moritella marina ATCC 15381 genome:
- a CDS encoding ATP-binding protein, with protein sequence MYLKKKSIIALGFYTCLLITIIASITYYVVEPPIRDNLENNLNLRTQLLAHEIEEPLDRSVATLHGLVGIAVSDYPIDVLENMIFSVFNQSNDIIISGGIWPEPNTLIPTKKLASLFFSRDKKGNVEFINDYNNPAAAPYQLEPWYTSVAHENSHLKISWSAVYVDPFTKQKMITASQPYFNNGQFAGVATIDISLKGMVGLIESHAEEHQLGVRIYSENIAIADYKFNVLEGMYVVNSSLDQFNWQLEVINSQHTVADAVYTQIVNIEMGIIPLLLVCVIFGYYIINHWLINPITRISKQINESDVGELIDINYRYKDEIAHLISSFNKKTEYLEIEKIKAESSTKAKTSFLANMSHEIRTPLNGIIGMSDILASTELTPVQVEYLQTIDTSSKILLLLINDILDLSKIESGHLVLVAQESNVAEVVYDTVTIVQSKAAEKGLSLQVELSPALPELVMIDAHRLHQILMNLMSNAVKFTLQGSVTLSVGYEPQGCQSQDNALRARGRGRLLFTVQDTGIGIGEDKLDQVFAPFTQEDGSITRQFGGTGLGLAICRQLVVLLGGKIKLRSVKGVGSQFYFSLDVAVVESKIDSSVVAKDESNSIVSNPLKGMPCLIISEQNKDAQQLQLECLKWGLNPTLITPNTHLMTLSKQYALIIYCQNSAEVTLVDIEKLHALEHNPALVLCTKQNEYIDLNHAVFKHSLDGLITLPVLGKRFAKVVRKALDKSPNNSLLQGCSLQDSSLLSSSTDKLIIEKLKVSKEDGNITNDGAFNDDSAEKIILVVEDNLINQKVATLLLKKEGFIVALANNGKEALEMIQAESITYSLVLMDCMMPVMDGFTATGAIREWEQQQTKKRLPIIALTASVFAEDIEKCYQSGMDDYVAKPFNKDIVFEKIAAYT encoded by the coding sequence ATGTATTTAAAGAAAAAAAGTATTATAGCACTGGGTTTTTATACTTGTTTACTCATTACCATCATTGCCAGCATTACCTATTATGTCGTCGAACCACCTATCCGTGATAATCTTGAAAATAACCTTAATTTAAGAACTCAGTTACTCGCCCACGAGATTGAAGAACCTTTAGATCGTTCAGTCGCCACTTTGCATGGACTAGTCGGCATAGCGGTAAGTGATTATCCTATCGACGTACTCGAGAACATGATTTTTTCGGTATTTAATCAGAGCAATGACATCATTATCAGTGGTGGTATCTGGCCTGAACCCAACACCTTAATTCCAACAAAAAAATTAGCGAGTTTATTCTTTTCCCGTGATAAAAAGGGCAATGTTGAATTCATTAATGATTATAATAACCCTGCTGCAGCACCTTATCAGCTAGAGCCTTGGTATACCTCTGTCGCCCACGAAAATAGCCATCTTAAAATATCCTGGTCAGCGGTATATGTTGACCCTTTCACCAAGCAAAAAATGATCACTGCATCACAACCGTATTTTAATAATGGTCAATTTGCGGGTGTAGCAACGATAGATATTTCGTTAAAAGGCATGGTCGGTCTGATTGAATCTCATGCCGAAGAACATCAATTAGGTGTGCGTATTTACAGCGAAAATATTGCCATCGCAGACTATAAATTTAATGTACTCGAAGGGATGTACGTTGTTAATAGTAGCTTGGATCAATTTAATTGGCAGCTTGAAGTGATTAACTCTCAGCATACCGTAGCTGATGCTGTTTATACGCAAATTGTTAATATTGAAATGGGCATTATACCGTTGTTATTAGTCTGTGTTATTTTTGGCTATTACATTATAAATCATTGGTTAATCAATCCTATTACGAGAATATCCAAGCAAATTAATGAAAGTGATGTCGGTGAACTTATCGATATTAATTATCGTTATAAAGATGAAATTGCGCATTTGATTAGTTCCTTTAATAAGAAGACTGAATACCTCGAGATAGAAAAAATAAAAGCGGAATCATCAACCAAAGCGAAAACCTCTTTTTTAGCGAATATGTCCCATGAAATTCGCACGCCATTAAATGGCATTATTGGTATGTCGGATATTCTTGCTAGCACAGAGTTAACCCCTGTGCAGGTGGAATATTTACAAACCATAGACACCTCATCGAAAATATTATTATTACTGATTAACGATATTTTAGATCTATCGAAAATAGAATCAGGTCATCTTGTGCTGGTGGCTCAAGAATCGAATGTCGCGGAAGTGGTGTATGACACGGTCACTATAGTACAGAGTAAAGCGGCTGAAAAAGGTTTATCATTACAGGTTGAACTATCACCTGCACTGCCGGAATTAGTGATGATAGATGCACACCGTTTACATCAAATATTGATGAATTTGATGTCGAATGCGGTGAAGTTTACCCTGCAGGGGTCGGTGACGCTATCGGTGGGTTATGAACCGCAAGGCTGTCAGTCGCAAGATAATGCCCTTCGAGCTAGGGGCAGAGGACGATTGCTATTTACAGTGCAGGATACTGGGATTGGGATCGGTGAGGATAAATTAGATCAGGTCTTTGCGCCTTTTACACAGGAAGATGGTTCTATCACCCGCCAGTTTGGTGGTACCGGACTTGGGTTAGCTATTTGTCGTCAATTAGTGGTACTGCTCGGCGGTAAAATTAAGCTTAGATCTGTAAAGGGGGTAGGCAGCCAATTTTATTTCTCTCTGGATGTCGCTGTCGTTGAATCAAAAATCGACTCAAGCGTTGTAGCCAAAGACGAATCAAACAGTATTGTATCCAACCCCTTGAAAGGTATGCCATGCTTAATTATCAGTGAGCAAAATAAGGACGCACAGCAATTACAATTGGAGTGTTTAAAATGGGGACTTAATCCGACATTAATAACACCAAATACTCATTTAATGACGCTTTCGAAGCAATATGCGCTGATTATTTATTGCCAAAATAGTGCCGAAGTGACACTTGTTGATATCGAAAAATTGCATGCGTTAGAGCACAACCCAGCTTTAGTGCTTTGCACAAAACAGAATGAGTATATTGATTTGAATCATGCGGTCTTTAAGCACAGTCTGGATGGGCTGATCACCCTGCCAGTATTAGGAAAACGTTTTGCTAAAGTCGTGCGCAAAGCGCTAGATAAATCACCTAACAATAGCTTACTTCAAGGTTGCTCACTTCAAGATAGTTCACTGTTATCAAGTAGTACGGACAAATTAATTATTGAGAAATTAAAAGTCAGCAAGGAAGATGGCAATATAACAAATGATGGAGCCTTTAATGATGACAGTGCCGAGAAAATTATTTTAGTTGTCGAAGATAACCTTATTAATCAAAAAGTGGCGACGCTATTACTTAAAAAAGAAGGTTTTATTGTCGCTTTAGCAAATAACGGAAAAGAAGCGTTAGAAATGATCCAAGCTGAGTCGATCACATATTCTTTGGTATTAATGGATTGTATGATGCCGGTGATGGATGGTTTCACTGCCACAGGCGCTATTCGTGAATGGGAGCAACAGCAAACGAAAAAACGGCTGCCTATTATCGCCTTAACCGCCAGTGTATTTGCCGAAGATATTGAAAAATGCTACCAATCTGGCATGGATGATTATGTGGCGAAACCTTTTAATAAAGATATCGTGTTTGAAAAAATTGCCGCTTATACTTGA
- the galM gene encoding galactose-1-epimerase, producing the protein MMIEQSSLFDSMTAEVAFDGRPAQLFELQNNNGMTIMLMDIGAAWLSCKLPVSGVGSHIGELREVLLGQATMADFKQQQSYMGVTVGRVANRIAKGQFSIAGVAYQVDINQAGNTLHGGTVGFDKRRWTATDNRVENSIEFELVSPDGDQGFPGELTVRVKYQLTDDNAVVISYSGNTTQATPINLTNHAYFNLLGADSGQLALTHSLSINSDVFVPTDEVGIPTGEWLSVQGGNFDFTIEKRIEQDFMLDMQQQAAKGYDHAFVLDKRCLAGALAARLTSPDNRVSLDVFTSKPAMQLYSGNWLAGTADRMGGEYQDYAGIALETQFVPDALNHPDWEHPSSILQPGTIYQQQTRYQFNLSFD; encoded by the coding sequence ATGATGATTGAACAATCAAGTTTGTTCGACAGCATGACAGCTGAGGTGGCCTTTGATGGTCGCCCAGCTCAGTTGTTTGAACTGCAGAATAATAATGGCATGACAATCATGTTGATGGACATAGGCGCTGCATGGTTAAGCTGTAAACTACCGGTCTCAGGTGTCGGTAGTCATATAGGTGAATTGCGCGAAGTATTACTTGGGCAAGCGACTATGGCTGATTTTAAGCAGCAGCAAAGTTACATGGGTGTAACGGTTGGGCGTGTGGCTAATCGTATCGCTAAAGGCCAGTTCTCTATTGCTGGGGTTGCATATCAAGTTGATATCAACCAAGCAGGTAATACCTTGCATGGTGGCACTGTAGGATTTGATAAACGCCGTTGGACTGCGACGGATAATCGTGTCGAAAATAGTATTGAGTTTGAATTAGTTTCACCCGATGGCGACCAAGGTTTTCCGGGTGAATTAACCGTCAGGGTCAAATATCAGCTTACTGATGATAATGCAGTGGTGATCAGTTATAGCGGTAATACCACCCAAGCAACCCCGATCAACTTAACCAATCATGCCTATTTTAATTTGTTAGGCGCGGACAGTGGTCAATTAGCACTAACACACAGCTTAAGCATTAATAGTGATGTGTTTGTACCGACCGATGAAGTCGGGATCCCGACTGGTGAGTGGTTGAGCGTACAGGGTGGCAACTTTGATTTCACCATTGAAAAACGTATTGAACAAGACTTTATGCTCGATATGCAACAGCAAGCGGCGAAAGGTTACGACCATGCTTTTGTGTTAGATAAACGTTGTCTAGCAGGTGCGTTAGCCGCGAGATTAACATCGCCAGATAATCGAGTGAGTTTGGATGTGTTTACCAGCAAACCTGCCATGCAACTTTATAGTGGTAATTGGCTAGCAGGCACGGCTGATCGTATGGGGGGCGAGTATCAAGACTATGCGGGGATCGCGTTAGAAACTCAGTTTGTACCAGATGCGTTAAACCATCCTGATTGGGAGCACCCAAGCAGCATATTGCAACCTGGAACGATTTATCAACAACAAACTCGATATCAGTTTAATCTGTCGTTCGATTAG
- the galK gene encoding galactokinase — translation MTNLIENVKNAFNAVLNDSPNSVLNYAPTHIVQAPGRVNLIGEHTDYNDGFVLPCAINYQTVVAAATRDDNIVRVVAVDYDNATDEFDITQPITFQDNKMWANYIRGVVKCLLERGFEFNGADIAVTGNVPQGAGLSSSAALEVVIGQTFKELYKLNISQAEVALNGQQAENEFVGCNCGIMDQMVSAQGNENHAMLLDCRSLETTAVSMPENMSVVIINSNKKRGLVDSEYNTRREQCEEAARIFGVKALRDVSIETFNAKEHELDKMVAKRARHVISENDRTVEAASMLAAGDIKRIAELMAESHASMRDDFEITVPEVDTLVNIVKNVIGVEGGVRMTGGGFGGCIVALVPPALVDSVRSAVEELYEPATGLKESIYVCQAKNGAGLVSAV, via the coding sequence ATGACCAATTTAATTGAAAACGTAAAAAATGCATTCAACGCAGTACTTAACGATTCACCTAACTCAGTACTTAATTATGCACCTACTCATATTGTGCAAGCGCCAGGTCGTGTGAACCTAATTGGTGAGCATACCGATTATAACGATGGTTTTGTATTGCCTTGTGCAATTAACTATCAAACCGTGGTGGCAGCAGCAACCCGTGATGACAATATCGTGCGTGTGGTTGCCGTTGATTATGATAATGCCACGGATGAATTTGATATTACCCAGCCTATTACGTTTCAAGACAATAAAATGTGGGCGAATTACATTCGTGGTGTGGTGAAGTGCTTGCTTGAACGTGGTTTTGAATTTAACGGTGCTGACATTGCAGTAACAGGTAATGTACCACAAGGTGCTGGATTGAGTTCATCGGCAGCGTTAGAAGTGGTTATCGGGCAAACATTTAAAGAGTTATATAAATTAAATATCAGCCAAGCGGAAGTCGCTTTAAACGGTCAGCAAGCTGAAAACGAATTTGTCGGTTGTAACTGCGGCATTATGGATCAGATGGTGTCAGCACAAGGCAATGAAAATCATGCCATGTTACTCGATTGCCGTAGTCTTGAAACAACAGCCGTATCCATGCCAGAAAACATGTCTGTCGTGATTATCAATTCGAATAAAAAGCGCGGACTAGTGGATTCTGAATACAATACTCGCCGTGAACAATGTGAAGAAGCTGCGCGTATCTTTGGTGTGAAAGCATTACGCGATGTCTCTATCGAAACATTCAATGCCAAAGAACATGAGTTGGATAAGATGGTCGCAAAACGTGCTCGTCACGTGATCAGCGAAAATGACCGTACCGTTGAAGCGGCAAGTATGCTGGCTGCAGGTGACATTAAACGTATTGCTGAGCTGATGGCAGAATCCCATGCGTCAATGCGTGATGATTTTGAAATTACTGTACCGGAAGTGGATACCTTGGTTAATATCGTCAAAAATGTTATCGGCGTTGAAGGTGGCGTGCGCATGACTGGTGGTGGCTTTGGTGGTTGTATCGTTGCATTAGTACCACCGGCATTAGTCGATTCAGTACGTAGTGCGGTGGAAGAATTGTATGAGCCTGCGACGGGGTTAAAAGAATCTATCTATGTGTGCCAAGCTAAAAATGGTGCTGGATTAGTATCAGCTGTATAG
- a CDS encoding UDP-glucose--hexose-1-phosphate uridylyltransferase, with protein MSSLESTQECNEDCNKEFNPIDHPHRRYNPLTGLWILVSPHRAKRPWSGQDEEPDTAELSTYDKDCFLCPTNKRISGDENPNYDGTYVFSNDFAALMPDSPAAPKSANPLFKTEGVRGLSRVICFSPDHSKTLPELPVAKIRGVIDTWNEQIEELGKEYLWVQAFENKGAAMGCSQPHPHGQVWANSFLPNEIERKEKLLKAYQQEHGSNLLVDYVESELQDGERTVVETEHWLAVVPYWAAWPFETMLLPKTHIRRMSELTEAQRDDLALAIKKLTCRYDNLFQCSFPYSMGWHYAPFFAEGTDVEHWQLHALFYPPLLRSASVRKFMVGYEMLAESQRDLTAEQAAQKLRDVSDVHYKA; from the coding sequence ATGTCTAGTTTAGAGTCTACCCAAGAATGTAATGAAGATTGTAACAAAGAGTTTAACCCAATTGATCATCCGCATCGTCGTTATAACCCGTTAACGGGACTGTGGATCTTGGTATCACCGCACCGCGCAAAGCGCCCGTGGAGTGGTCAAGATGAAGAACCTGATACGGCGGAATTGTCGACGTATGACAAGGACTGTTTTTTATGTCCAACCAACAAACGTATTTCCGGTGATGAAAATCCAAATTACGACGGTACTTATGTATTCAGTAATGACTTTGCTGCACTAATGCCCGATTCACCTGCAGCGCCTAAATCAGCTAATCCGTTGTTTAAAACTGAAGGTGTACGTGGATTAAGTCGCGTTATTTGTTTTTCACCGGATCACAGCAAGACGTTACCAGAGCTGCCAGTGGCAAAGATCCGCGGTGTGATTGATACCTGGAATGAACAAATTGAAGAATTAGGTAAAGAATATCTGTGGGTACAAGCGTTCGAGAATAAAGGCGCGGCAATGGGCTGTTCACAACCGCATCCACACGGACAAGTATGGGCGAATAGTTTTTTACCTAACGAAATTGAACGTAAAGAAAAGCTACTGAAAGCGTATCAGCAAGAACACGGTTCGAACTTATTAGTCGATTACGTGGAATCAGAATTACAAGACGGTGAACGTACAGTCGTTGAAACAGAGCATTGGCTTGCTGTTGTGCCGTATTGGGCGGCGTGGCCGTTCGAAACTATGTTGTTGCCCAAAACCCATATCCGCCGCATGAGCGAATTAACTGAAGCGCAGCGCGATGACTTAGCGTTAGCGATTAAGAAACTGACTTGCCGTTATGACAATCTGTTTCAATGTTCATTCCCTTATTCAATGGGCTGGCATTACGCACCGTTTTTTGCAGAAGGTACGGATGTAGAACATTGGCAATTACACGCATTATTCTATCCGCCATTACTGCGTTCTGCATCAGTACGTAAATTCATGGTTGGTTATGAAATGTTAGCCGAAAGCCAGCGCGATTTAACCGCCGAGCAAGCTGCGCAAAAACTGCGTGATGTCAGCGACGTACATTATAAAGCATAG
- the galE gene encoding UDP-glucose 4-epimerase GalE, whose translation MKVLVTGGMGYIGSHTCVQMIAAGIEPIIIDNLDNSKLAVLDRIEALAQVRPVFYLGDVRDEAFLDRIFTEHTISSVIHFAGLKAVGESVLKPLEYYDNNVNGSLVLARSMRKANVKSIVFSSSATVYGDPEIVPITENSPTGATTNPYGRSKYIIEGCYSDLFAADNDWSITLLRYFNPVGAHPSGTMGEDPQGIPNNLMPFIAQVAVGRRESLSVFGDDYPTPDGTGVRDYIHVMDLADGHIAALTTVGAKSGLHIYNLGTGTGSSVLEMVNAFAQASGQPIPYQVCPRRAGDIAECWADTQKAEKDLGWKASRNVMEMSADTWRWQSTNPQGY comes from the coding sequence GTGAAAGTACTGGTAACAGGCGGGATGGGCTATATCGGTAGTCATACATGTGTACAGATGATAGCAGCAGGCATCGAGCCTATCATTATCGATAACTTAGATAATAGTAAACTAGCTGTACTCGATCGTATTGAAGCATTAGCGCAGGTACGTCCTGTTTTTTATCTGGGAGATGTGCGTGATGAAGCTTTCCTCGACCGTATTTTCACTGAGCATACTATTTCTTCTGTGATCCATTTTGCTGGGTTAAAAGCGGTTGGCGAGTCAGTGCTAAAACCACTGGAATACTACGATAACAATGTGAACGGCTCATTGGTACTGGCGCGTTCAATGCGTAAAGCCAATGTCAAAAGCATTGTATTTAGTTCTTCTGCAACTGTGTATGGCGATCCAGAGATAGTACCGATTACTGAAAATTCACCAACAGGTGCAACAACCAATCCTTATGGGCGCAGTAAATACATCATTGAAGGATGTTATTCAGATCTGTTTGCTGCCGATAATGATTGGAGCATTACGTTACTACGTTACTTCAACCCGGTTGGCGCGCATCCGTCTGGCACCATGGGGGAAGATCCACAAGGGATCCCAAATAATTTAATGCCGTTTATTGCCCAGGTGGCTGTCGGTCGTCGTGAGTCGCTGTCGGTATTTGGCGATGATTATCCAACTCCTGATGGTACTGGCGTTCGTGATTATATTCACGTGATGGATTTAGCCGATGGCCACATTGCTGCATTAACCACTGTGGGTGCCAAGTCCGGTTTACATATTTACAACCTCGGCACTGGCACTGGCTCAAGTGTATTAGAAATGGTCAATGCGTTTGCACAAGCCTCTGGTCAGCCTATCCCATATCAAGTATGTCCACGTCGCGCTGGTGATATCGCTGAATGTTGGGCTGATACCCAAAAAGCAGAAAAAGATTTAGGTTGGAAAGCCAGCCGCAATGTCATGGAAATGAGTGCCGATACATGGCGCTGGCAGTCAACTAATCCACAAGGATATTAA
- the ebgR gene encoding transcriptional regulator EbgR yields MATLKEIANEAKVSLATVSRVLNEDPTLSVKEETKRRIFEIAEKLEYKTSSTRKLASALPAKAKEHLHFLALYNYKQDTEINDPYYLAIRHGIETQCDKFDIVLTNSYENSLDIKNPKIDGILLIGRQTAEQLIAIKKITKNIVYIDYTDHDQEFDSVDIDLVRISKEVINFFTNQGYSRIGFIGGQDDEATPDIREQVFTEYGQLKGVVSESDLYRGDFSSSSGYKLAKKMLESDHPSAFFIASDSIAIGVLRAIHEQGLSIPDDIALISVNDIPTAKFTFPSLSTVRIHSELMGSQGVNLLMERRRDQRVIPINAYIPSNLRLRGTTKK; encoded by the coding sequence ATGGCAACATTAAAGGAAATCGCCAACGAAGCTAAGGTTTCATTAGCAACTGTGTCGCGGGTATTAAATGAAGATCCGACATTAAGTGTGAAGGAAGAGACCAAACGACGTATTTTTGAAATAGCAGAAAAGCTGGAATACAAAACCAGTTCAACTCGTAAACTTGCGAGTGCTCTACCGGCTAAAGCAAAAGAGCATCTGCATTTCTTAGCACTGTATAATTACAAGCAAGACACCGAGATTAATGATCCTTATTATCTCGCGATCCGTCACGGCATAGAAACGCAATGTGATAAGTTTGATATCGTGCTGACGAACAGTTACGAAAACAGCCTCGATATTAAGAATCCCAAAATAGACGGCATTTTATTAATTGGTCGTCAAACTGCCGAACAGTTAATCGCAATTAAAAAAATCACTAAGAATATTGTTTATATTGATTACACCGATCACGACCAAGAGTTTGATTCGGTGGATATTGACCTTGTCAGGATCAGTAAGGAAGTTATTAATTTCTTTACTAATCAGGGATATAGTCGTATCGGGTTTATTGGTGGTCAAGATGATGAAGCCACGCCAGATATTCGTGAACAAGTCTTTACTGAATATGGGCAGTTAAAAGGCGTCGTGTCAGAATCGGATTTATACCGCGGTGATTTCTCAAGTTCATCAGGCTATAAGCTGGCTAAGAAAATGCTAGAAAGCGATCACCCAAGTGCATTTTTCATCGCCTCAGATTCGATTGCCATTGGTGTATTACGCGCTATTCATGAACAAGGTTTATCAATACCAGATGATATTGCCTTGATCAGTGTGAATGATATCCCCACGGCTAAATTTACTTTCCCGTCTTTGTCCACCGTACGTATTCATTCAGAACTGATGGGCAGTCAAGGGGTTAACTTATTAATGGAACGTCGCCGTGATCAACGTGTGATCCCTATTAATGCTTACATCCCAAGTAATTTACGCTTACGTGGTACCACCAAAAAATAA